Sequence from the Astyanax mexicanus isolate ESR-SI-001 unplaced genomic scaffold, AstMex3_surface scaffold_43, whole genome shotgun sequence genome:
agaaggacagacagacaaaaggacagagagagaccAAAGCAGACACACAGGTCAGACAGACAAGTCCAGAGGACAGACAGTGTTTCCTGTACACACTCTGCTGTACGAACTATAGTGAATAGGAGTGTAAACAGCAGTGTGATTATCTtcactctgcacacacacacaggagtgcCACAAGAACTGtatcagtaacacacacacactcactctctcacacacacacacacacacacacacaggagtgcCACAAGAACTGTAtcagtaacacacacactctctctctctcacacacacacacacacacacacacacacacaggagtgcCACAAGAACTGtatcagtaacacacacacactcactctctctcacacacacacacacacacacacacaggagtgcCACAAGAACTGTATCagtaacacacactctctctcacacacacacacacacacacacacacactctctctctctctctcacaaaaacacacacacacacacactctctctctctctctctcacacacacacacacacacacacacactctctctctctctctctcacacacacacacacacacacacacacaggagtgcCACAAGAACTGtatcagtaacacacacacactcactctctcacacacacacacacgcacacacacacacacacgcacacaggagTGCCACAAGAACTGtatcagtaacacacacacactcactctctctctctcacacacacacacacacacacacacacacacacacacacaggagtgcCACAAGAACTGTATCagtaacacacactctctctctcacacacacacacacacacacacacacactctctctctctctctctctcacaaaaacacacacacacacacactctctctctctctctctcacacacacacacacgcacacacacacactctctctctctctctctctctctctctcacacacacacacacacacacaggagtgcCACAAGAACTGTATCagtaacacacactctctctctcacacacacacacacacacacacacacacacactctctctctctctctctctctctctctctctctcacacacacacacacacacacacacacacacacacatatttcatAATGTACGGCCAAATAGAAAAGTCCCAAAATGACTTTATAAGGaataaatttttaaataattaatttttttcactTTGTTTCATCCTCCGTATCCTAGTTTACCCTCCCGGAGGTACCAGGTTCTGCAGTGACAGTAGAGTGGGTGGCATGCAGTACcctgctgtctgtgtgtgtgtgtgtgtgtgtgtgtgagtgtgtgtgttacacaTGGTGCGTCACGTTTGCCAGGGTCAGCAGTCAGTCACCCGCAGGTTATTGTACCCACAGTTACCCAACATCAGCCTGGGGTTACTGAGCTCTGCTGCCCTCTACTGCCTCCTGCTGCCTTTTACTGCCTCCTTGCTGCCCTCTAGTGCCCCGTGCTGCCTTCTGCTACCCTCTAGTGCCCCTTCTGCCTTCTAGTGCCCCCTGCTGTCCTGTACTGCCTTCTACTGCCTTCAGCTATCCCCTGCTGCCCTCTACTGCCTTCTACTGCCTCCTGCTGCCTTCTGCTGTCCCCTGCTGCCTTCTAGCGAGACTCCAGTTATGCTAATACTGGACTCTTATTAGCTATTTTGAGGTCAGTAAAACAAGAGTTCACTTATTTTTTACACCAGAACTATAATATTTTATGGCTGAttgtatcatttatttattcagattaTATTTTTCAATACCTTGGATAAAGATCAAATCACATTtagacaaaaaaagaataaaattccAGAAAATTAAAAAGATGAAAACATCTGTAAAAACATAACATTTacaaaacataacataacaaaaacatttcaatcaaattataataatatctttaatcataataataataaaatatcagttTTCTGCTCATTAACACAAACATATTATCAAGTATTATCAACTGATATTTTAACATGTTCTACATCTGTTAAAGAGCTACATAACTCTTATTAAAAGTGATAATggttcaaatatatttaaatcataaatataaagtttCAAATAGTTTCATATCGTTTCATTCTACCAGTTTACCtacataaatatgtaaatacattCCCAACAGTTTCAGTTATTGATTATAAATAAATTCTTACAAGCACATTTCTTTTTCTAATAAATCTATAACCGTAAACGCATTCAAAACACACTGAATTTCCTATGAAATTTCTTAAAACAAAGAAGCACCAGTATCAAATACATCAATTAATACAGTCAACAATATtagtaatatatataaaacactatgttatattttagatttgtACACACTAAAAACTGCTGGGTTATTTTAACTACTCATCTGCTGGGTTATGAAATGTCTAACCCATTATGAGTTATTTCTATGGGAACTGGGttatttttggggggatttgggTTGTTTTTGTGCAACTCATGTGCTGGGTCAAAATTTCGCAAAGTTCTTCAACCCAACATGCATCAGTTGACCCAGCAGCTGGGTTGTTTGTGCTTCGACTGTCATCACGTTTACAGGACGTGCTCCTCCTCCACCATTTCGCGCCCAGACAGGCTCCATGCTCCTTCAGCAGCTCGCAGGTGCTCGAGAGAGACTGATCATCTTTGTGGTAAATATTTAATTCACGGTGTCTGTGTTGTGTTATAGCTAGTGTAAGGACCCTAATTCCCACTTTATCATTAACTATCAGCTTTATTTCACTGTAACTAAACGAATTAGGGGGAATACTGCTAACTGATTTGCTAGCCAGCAGGCTAAtttgctagcttagcttagctttttcgTGTAGGTCTTTGCAAACATTTTTACAACATAGCTAGCGattctaaaatactttttttatgacaggatttttttgtgagaataaagtttaagtgttcgtctaatgtgtgtgtgtgtgtgtgtgtgtggggggggggggtgcagagagagacaggaagcaaGCAGAGGGCAAGGCTGGGAGCAAAATGGTACAGCTCCTCTCAAAATCAAATGCACTGAAGAGGGCTGCTAAAGACTCTCCCAGCTTAAGTTTCTGGAGGATGAAATTGCCACCCAAAGTGCACAGCTTAGAAGCATGTAAAATAATGgatgtatatatgtttgtttcaTTGACAGTAAATGTAAATTGACTGCAATCtggctttatttcttttttaataatttgtgaaGGACATTTCTGTTCTGAAGGCTTAAGTTTAACTATTCTGTTACTATGCAATAGAAGGTAGAGTACTCATGTTTAGAATTTTGAATTTGAGATGCTCTGAATCCTTTCCAATTTATAAACCTaactattctttattttaaatggtcctttctcacactcacttactcttttgcattctttctatcttttttagcCTGGAACAAATATGGTGGAGCACCTCCATGAGGCCATGGCATCCAGACCTTACCCATGTCCTGACACCGGGAAATGACAATCCTTGCTGGACAGGCTTTGGAattttaatcacaataatattttagttataattaatatgaataattgttacattttacattgttGGCATTCAGTTATAATAAATTTCAAGGCAGTGCCTtgtaaaaattacattattgTTTAGGTGTTTATTGCATAACATATAGTTTATAGCAGTTTATTTCACAAAGGATTAAACTATGGTGTGTTAGAATTAATCTGTCATTTCTGTTAATTTCACCAACCATTTGGATAGGTAACTGAACAAATGTATCTCGCTGGTGAAACAACCCAGAATTTAAATTACTTTGACCCAGCATTTGGGTGGAGTAGATAACAAATATGTGTAGTTGAAATTACCTTAATTTGCAGTTAATTTGACCCAGCATTTGGGTAGTATATTTTAACTCAACTGCTGGGTTATAATGGGTCAACCCATCTTGCTGGGTCAAATTAACTACTGCTGGGCTGGTGCTATAATAACCCAGCGGTTGGGTTGAAAATAACCCATATTGGGTTATTTTTAGCCCAACTgtttttagtgtgtagtgttttttaTCCCCCTATCACTGCGATgctccaacactaggagggtaagaACCAGTGCATACCTCCTCCAATACCTGTGAAGTCAGATTTGCCTCTTTTCCAttccggctgctgatgaagaaGCAGCAtaatgatctactgtactctctctctctctctctctctctctctctctctctctctctctctctctcagactccggctgctgatgaagaaGCAGCAtaatgatctactgtactctctctctctctctctctctctctctctctctctctctctctctctcagactccggctgctgatgaagaaGCAGCAtaatgatctactgtactctctctctctctctctcagactccggctgctgatggagtagcagcatgacctactgtactctctctctctctctctctctctctctctggctgctgatggagaaacagcatgatctactgtactctctctctctctctctctctctctctctcagactccggctgctgatggagtagcagcatgacctactgtactctctctctctctctctctctctctctcagactccggctgctgatggagtagcagcatgacctactgtactctctctctctctctctctctctcagactctggctgctgatgcagaagcagcatgacctactgtactctctctctctctctctctctctctctcagactctggctgctgatgcagaagcagcatgacctactgtactctctctctctctctctctctcagactccggctgctgaaggagAAACAGCattacctactgtactctctctctctctctctctctctctctcagactccggctgctgaaggagaaacagcatgatctactgtactctctctctctctctctctctctcagactccggctgctgaaggagAAACAGCattacctactgtactctctctctctctctctctctctctctcagactccggctgctgaaggagaaacagcatgacctactgtactctctctctctctctctctctctctctctcggactctggctgctgatggagaagcagcatgtcTCGGGATTAAAACCGGCGATTCAAACCAAATAATCTTAATAATCTTTCTACTCGTTAAAGTACTGACCGCAGCTGCTGCAACTTTAACCAGGTTTGCTTTGCAGgaaattaaaacagattttttttactggCCTGCATTATTTTAATGGTCAGAAATGTTATTTTGTTGGTTCTCAGGACAGTTCTGATTGGTTGATCATCTCTGCTGGTCCAGGTTAAGTCCCGTCAGCAGCTCTCCGCCGCAGGTCCGGTTCAGGAGCTCCTTCAGAGCTTCGTTCACGTCCGCATTGAAGACGCTGCTGAAGTTGCAGTTGGGGAAACCACCGTTTCCCCCGGCGACCTGGAAGGACCCCACCACTTCCTGTACCCACTGAAGCTCCGCCCCCAGCTCCTTCTGCAGCGCCTCAAAGTGGGCGTGCCTCTCGCGGTAGCGCTCGCTGACCCGGCCCAGTCCGGCCTCCACCCCCTGCAGGTCCTCCTGCACGCCGCGCCGCTGCGCCTCCACCTTCCGGAACTCGTAGCGGAGCTGCGACAGCTCGTGCCGGATGCTCTCGCTCTCCTCTTTGTACCACAGCTCCTTCTCGTTGTAGACGGACACCAGGGCGTCGATGTCCTCCTGCAGGCCGTCGTGGGCCGTCGCCAGCCGGCTGAAGGTGCCCTCCATACCCGCGATGTCCTCCACCACCTGGGCGAAGCGCTCGAAGTTCACGTAGGTGTTGTTGGGAGGCATGCTGGAGTGAGATTTGATGGTGTACTCTTTGAGGCGTTTGGTCTTCAGCTGGCGACGCTCGTGTTTCCTCTTCGGGACTTTACTGGGCTCCTCCTTGTGCTCGTTGGACTGCGGGACGAGAACAGCAGGACGTTACATGGTTTTGCTGAGTTTCTATATAATTAAACCCTAATGCACTTTATATAGTGTctgtacacacaaacatatacatgtGGTTCATTCATTCATCTGAATATTATTTGAAGGTACTTGATGTAAAAATGTGCTGTAAAAACGAACAAATGTAAACAAATCTTACTTTAATCCACGGATGATTCAGAGCGTCCTGAATCGTGAGCCTCTTCctgtaaaacacaaacaaacaccttTATTAATGACCTTATTCAGGCTGTCCCGTACTACCATCCCATCCTTCCCCTTTCCACTGTTTCTCTTTCCCAATTATCTGTCCCATCATgcccttttcccttttttttcctctccgtTCATTCCCAAGTCCCATCATTCCCCTGTTCCATCGATCCCTTGTCCCATCGTTTCTTTGTCCTGTTCCCTTGTCCCATTCTTCCCGTCCCACTGTTCCTCTTTCCCGTTCACCTGTCCCATCGTTTACTTGTCTCAACATTTCTCTTCGGTTCACCTGGCCATCATTCCCCTGTTCCGTTCTCCAGTCCTACTATTCTCCTGTCCTGTTCTCTTGTCCCATGACTCCACTGTCCCATAATTCCCCAGTTCTGTTACCCTGTtgtattcccttgccctgttccAATGTCCCGTTATTCCCCTGTCCTGTTCCCTGTTCCGTACACTCTGGATGTCCTGACAGCAGTTTTTACTGTTTCCTGTCTCATAATTTCCCTGTCCCTTTTCCTGTTCCATCATTTCTCTGTCCCGTTTTCTGTCCCATCATTGCTCTGTCCCATTTCCTGTCCCATCGTTTCCTTGTCCTTTTCCCTTGTCCCACTGTTCCTCTTCCATTCACCTGTCCTATTATTTTCCTTTCCGTTCATTCCAAAGTCCCATCATTTCCCTGTCCCATTCCCCAGTCCTACTATTCTCCTGTCCTGTTCTCTTGTCCCATGACTCCCCTGTCCCATAATTCCCCAGTTCTGTTAACCTGTCCTATTATTCCCCTGTCCTGTTTCCTGTCCCATCATTCCCCTGTCCCATTTTCGGTGCCATTATTTCCCTGTCCTGTTTTCTGTACCATCATTTCCCTATCCCATTTTCTGTTTCATTATTCCCCAGCCCCATTATTCCCCTGTCCTGTTTCCTGTGCCATAATTTCCCCATCTCATTTCTTGTCTTATCCATCCACCGTCCCGTTTCCTGTCCCATCATCACCTTGTCCTGTTCCCTTGTTCCATCCTTCCCCTGTCCCATTCCCTTGTCTCATTATTCCCCTGTCCTATTTCCTTTCCCATCATTCCTCTGTCCTGTTcccctctctcgttctctgtcAGACTCAGCTAAAATCCTCATGGTCTGCTGTCCTGTACCCTCTGGACGTCCTGACAGCAGATCTTACTTGGTGTCTTTCTGCAGCAGTTGTCTGATAAAGCTCTTGGCGAGTTCACTGGTGTGTCCAAAAAACTCGTCATCAAACTCGTAGTTCATCGCTGAGATATTTCCTAAAGTGTCCTGCTTTGTCTCTCCTAAGAACGGAGACGCTCCActcagcctacacacacacacacacacacacacaaagttagCATGTACGCTATGctatagagaaaaaaatattttattgatttaatatttCTTTATACTTACAGGATATACGTGATCACTCCTACACTCCTGAAACACATagacatcatcatcattacacaAGCTAAATCCGAGAATTTACAGGGATTTCTGAGCAAAAAACGAAGCCACGCTTCCTCTGAATGGGTTACCCACGATGCTAATAGCTAGCCTTAGCAGTGTTTAATGCTAACAGCAGCTGTGCTAAGAAGGTTTAGCATGAGTTAGCTGTAGCGCTAACAGCCGATCTTCGGAAGTTTAGaggccctattttagagatctatagacGAGCTATCCGCACActttagcttgatttagggcgtgtcagtgagtctttgctatcgtaatgacaggaaaagtacactttgcatgTACACAAACatgtgtttgtgctgctgtgtgctcatgtgtgtgtaataagtgggggtgtaagCTCGGCTCGGTGCCTGtgttgccgagatagcgatgaacgtctgactgttgtcgTCTGTCtatgttgtattcagtcagtggagctcctgtgttttctgttgctaagatagcaatactccagaaatcaAACAGTGCTCGTTTAAAGTaatgtacaaagaaaaaaaacatatgaaagtaAAAAAAGTCTCACCACATATCTGCCTCCAGACCCAGCGGCTCGTAATTCACAATCTCAGGAGCTGGAAAACAAAACATCAGTagaattaattttaatttctaaaatctAAACTGTGGTCATTTAGTTTGAGTTTGTAATTTATGTGTCAGAAATCTTACCAACAAACTCCGGAGTTCCAAAGATGTTCTTAAACTCCGCCCCTTCAGCGATTTTGTGAGCCAAGCCAAAATCAATGAGTTTAATCCGAGGCAGAGGAACATTTTTATCCAGCAGCATGATGTTCTCCGgctacagataaacacacacacacgtcacaaTGTACCATAACTAACACACAcccatgtatatacacacacattttatgtTAAACagacttttaatttttattttttttctctaattttaATAACAAAGAGGGGCAGGGAGTGTATGCCTTTCCTGATATGCTTTTTAGCGTTTtccataaacaatatatatacacatatattaagTGTCTGTATGATGCTCTCTCTAACAGAACCACTACAGAACCCGGTCTCCTGACTACAGTCAGTAATCGGACCTTCAGGTCGAAGTGAGCGATGTTCCTGGTGTGCAGATAATGAACCCCCTCCAGAATCTGCTTAATGAACTGAGTCGCCTCCTCTTCACTCAGAGACTCCTTCTGCGCCAGGAAGTCAAACAGCTCTCCACCAGACACTCTGAAAcattcaatcaaccaatcaattaatcaatcaatcaagcaacCACTATCCAATcaaccaacaaaaaaacaatcagttAACCAATAAATATACCAATTAACCAATCATTCAACCAAcctaacaaccaaaaaaaaatcaaccaaccaaccactacCTAATCAACCTAACAATCAACCAAGCAATCAAATTACTTATTAACTTACCAATTaatcaacaaaccaaccaaccaattaatcaACTAATAATCCAACCAATCATTCAacaaaccaaccaaacaaccagaAATCAATTAACcgaccaatcaaccaaccaaccaccaacCAATCAACTGAACTATCAACCAACAAATCTACCAATCAAACGACTAATCAACTGACCaattaatcaaccaaccaatcaactaatcaaccaacTACTATTCAATCAACCAGCTAAAAAATCAGTCAACCCATATACCAAAAAACAACCAACtattcaaccaaccaatcaatcccTAAAATCAATCAACCGACCAATCAACCAACCACCAACCAATTAAGCGAAAAATCAACCAACCAAACGACCAATCAACTGacaaatcaatcaaccaaccaattacTTATAAATCAACCAACCAAATAAAAGACCAATCAATtgatcaaccaaccaaccaaccaaccaatgaacaaaccatttaaccaactaactgaacaaacaaataaatcaaccaaccaaccaaccaccaatAAAGCAACCATTCAAACAAACAACCAACTACATTATCCATCAATCAATTAATGTACAAAACCAATCAACAAACTGACCAATCAACAATTCAACCAATCAACCTATCAATCAAACAATCGACCAACCAATCAACAGATTTGTGTGtacaccaaccaatcaaccaaccaactaatCATCCAACAATTCTATTAAGtcaaaccaatcaatcaataaataaataaatcattgcaCTCACAGTTCTAGGATCAGCACTACGTCGGTTTTGTTCTCGTAGACGTCGTGCAGGGTAACGATGTTGGGGTGTTGGATCTGCTGCAGGATGCTGACCTCGCGCTGGATCTCGTCTCTCAGGACGCCGCGGCGGCTCGCGCTGCTCTGACGCTTCTTTATAAACTTAGCGGCGAATTCCAGTCCGGAGCTCCTCTCCCGACACTGCTTCACTATAGCGAACTGACCGCTGATCACCAGCAGCACCAGGAGAATTACAACAAACCATCAGATACACCATCACCCACCTATTGAACCCTGTCTGATATTAATTTAATTCAGATCTCCAACACTGCAACACACAACtatcattaaaataaaatcataaaatctaaAACTCTAACCTTCCGAGCTCTTCTCCAACTTCATAATAATCTTCAACCTTCTCCTGCTTAAACACCGccatcctgagagagagagagagagagagacagacagagagagagagagacagacagagagatttCATTGGTGAATTAGAAAAGTGGTGCAAAAAGTTCAACTATCTTTAGTTATCTAACTTATCTAAGACTAACTGATTATAGATTATTGATTTCAGACAGAATGCCCAAACAAATACATAGTCCTCACAAATGCTCTccattaaaagagaaattaacaggctttctaATGGTATACTGTTTATTatcaaaaacaacaaagaaataatataataatctacCAAACCATTTCCTCACTTTCTATgctgtatttatatttgtttatatttgtttagtGATTTTAGCAGTTGATCTGTATTCAAATGATGTTAAACAGGGTTATTTATAAAGCACAGCTCAGTGCTTCACATTTCAAACAGCACTCAGAGATAAATATAGactaataacataaaaataacttcATGACCCCACTGACACCAGCATTCCCAGTGTTCCCACTAACAGTGTTACACTATTGCACTACACCGAATACAAACAGAACCAGTTTCCACCAGTAAATAAACTGAactttatccaaaaaaaaaaacatgaaaacatatctTTATTATACAGTAGAGTATAAATGACGTCAGCGCGGCGGGGAGAGCCGAATCGGACTCGGGTAGTTTCGTGTTTCAGTAAATCAGACCGTAAAAACACGAAATCCCGCATTAATAAGCCAACATAGCGTTTAATCTGcgctattaataattattaacaaataaataataataataaatacatatgagTACAAACAAACCCGCACAGCACCAAAATACACTGTTAttaaatgtataacacattattaatacattaataatacattattaatatgaaCGAGATTATTTACTTACATCCGAACCGCAGTTCTGCTGGGTTATCCTGGTTTCTGCTGAGTTTTATTGGGTTTTCCTGAGTTCTGATGGGTTTCCCTGAGTTGTGTTGGGTTTCCCGGAGTTCTTTGGTTCTGCTTAGTTCTACTGAgttctgttgtttgtttttttggcttcGTTTCTCTTGAGTTTTCCTGAGTTCTGCTGGGTTATTCTGGTTTCTGCTGAGTTATGTTGGGTTTTCTTGAGTTCTGTTGGTTTCTGATTCGATTCTGCTGGGTTTTCCTGGGTCCTGCAGAGTTCTATTGACTTCTGTTGGGGTTTTTTTGCTTCGTTTCTCTTCAGTTTTCCTGAGTTCTCCTGTGTTCTCATGAGTTCTGTTTGGTTCTCCTGAGTTCTCTCTGTCCTCTGTTAGAAACCGGGCCGGTTCTGAGCTCGAGCCCCCGGTCTAAATCCGGACGCCACCTGTTGAGCTCCGGCTGAAACTCCTCCCGCGCCGCAGCAACTTAGCTTTAACTCAACTATAGATACTATACAGCTCACACCAttctgtaaaaagtgtttttaaattagtatataaataagatatacagctctgtaaaaagaaaatcagagaacacttaaaaatgatgagtttctttgattttatcaaaatgaaaatataatcaagaggaagatggatgatcacaaaccatcaaaccaccaaactgaacttgaatttttgcaccaggagtaaagcagcataaagttatccaaaagcagtgtgtaagactggtggaggagaacatgatgccaagatgcatgaaaactgtgattaaataggctaaaatgttttcatttctGCTAAAAATTCACTCACAATTATAAATATTtacttaatttctttatttttcacaGTTTGaacaaaggaaaaaataaaataaataaaattatgcctCAAACTTATGAAGGATGAAAAATTACGTAAGTATAAACACATAAAtcacataatataataaattaaaatgactGATTGAACAAATACAGAAAGAGACAAAATAATGAAATGATCTGAAGTAATAAACTTAATttctgccatatatatatatatatatatatatatatatatatatatatatatatatatatatatatatatatatatatatatatatggcagaaATTAAGTTCTGTTGGGGTTTTTTGCTTCGTTTCTCTTCAGTTTTCCTGAGTTTCCTGAACAGCTAAACGTTAACAGATCACATGCTAATCCACTGACCTTAGCAATAGGTATTGAATCCTATAAGTGAACCAACGCAAAACATCAGTCTTACTTTTAACACTATTTAGTGTTAAATCTGATTATGTCTCTAAAGATTTTgtattcacattttttattttcctaataaTCACGTCTATTAGAGGAGTTTTTTGATATTCCCCCAGAATGGACAAAGGTAAGGAATGTtaaacttctttattttttactcttcaGTTAAATCTTAAAATGTGAATACAAAATCTTTAGAGACATAATCAGATTTAACACTAAATAGTTTTCCACAAAATAAAAGTGAGACAGA
This genomic interval carries:
- the dapk2a gene encoding death-associated protein kinase 2a, which gives rise to MMAVFKQEKVEDYYEVGEELGSGQFAIVKQCRERSSGLEFAAKFIKKRQSSASRRGVLRDEIQREVSILQQIQHPNIVTLHDVYENKTDVVLILELVSGGELFDFLAQKESLSEEEATQFIKQILEGVHYLHTRNIAHFDLKPENIMLLDKNVPLPRIKLIDFGLAHKIAEGAEFKNIFGTPEFVAPEIVNYEPLGLEADMWSVGVITYILLSGASPFLGETKQDTLGNISAMNYEFDDEFFGHTSELAKSFIRQLLQKDTKKRLTIQDALNHPWIKSNEHKEEPSKVPKRKHERRQLKTKRLKEYTIKSHSSMPPNNTYVNFERFAQVVEDIAGMEGTFSRLATAHDGLQEDIDALVSVYNEKELWYKEESESIRHELSQLRYEFRKVEAQRRGVQEDLQGVEAGLGRVSERYRERHAHFEALQKELGAELQWVQEVVGSFQVAGGNGGFPNCNFSSVFNADVNEALKELLNRTCGGELLTGLNLDQQR